From one Rhodoferax sp. PAMC 29310 genomic stretch:
- a CDS encoding carboxyl transferase domain-containing protein, with the protein MPILDTQLNARSADFLANASAMRLLVDDLNAQIAKTALGGGEAARAKHTGRGKLLPRDRVQMLLDPGTPFLELSPLAAMGMYPDRDGSDSAPSAGVIVGIGRVSGVDCMIVCNDATVKGGTYYPMTVKKHLRAQEIAQQNRLPCVYLVDSGGANLPNQDEVFPDRDHFGRIFFNQANMSALGISQVAVVMGSCTAGGAYVPAMSDETIIVKNQGTIFLGGPPLVKAATGEVVTAEDLGGGDVHTRLSGVADHLAQNDLHALAMAREVVSHLNQKKAVAPAIHAPVAPKFAAEELYGVIPTDTRKPFDVREIIARIVDGSEFHEFKPRYGATLVTGFAHIEGMPVGIIANNGILFSESALKGAHFIELCCQRKIPLVFLQNITGFMVGRKYENEGIARNGAKMVTAVATAAVPKFTIIIGGSFGAGNYGMCGRAFSPRFLWMWPNARISVMGGEQAASVLATVKRDGIEGKGGAWSAEEEDAFKAPIRTQYEVQGHPYFATARLWDDGIIDPADTRRVLALGLSASLNAPIPDTTFGVFRM; encoded by the coding sequence ATGCCTATTCTTGACACCCAACTCAACGCCCGCTCTGCGGATTTTCTGGCCAACGCCAGCGCCATGCGCCTGCTGGTGGACGACCTTAACGCCCAGATTGCCAAAACGGCGCTGGGCGGCGGCGAGGCGGCCCGCGCCAAGCACACCGGGCGCGGCAAGCTGCTGCCGCGTGACCGCGTGCAAATGCTGCTTGACCCCGGTACGCCATTTCTGGAGTTGTCACCCCTGGCGGCCATGGGCATGTACCCTGACCGCGACGGCTCGGACAGCGCGCCCAGCGCCGGCGTCATCGTTGGCATCGGCCGGGTGAGCGGTGTGGACTGCATGATTGTCTGCAACGACGCCACCGTCAAAGGCGGCACCTACTACCCCATGACGGTGAAAAAGCATCTGCGCGCGCAGGAGATTGCCCAGCAAAACCGCCTGCCCTGCGTGTACCTGGTGGACTCGGGCGGGGCCAACCTGCCCAACCAGGACGAGGTGTTTCCTGACCGGGACCACTTTGGCCGCATCTTCTTCAACCAGGCCAATATGAGTGCGCTGGGCATCTCTCAGGTGGCGGTGGTCATGGGCAGCTGCACCGCGGGCGGCGCCTATGTGCCGGCCATGAGTGACGAGACCATCATTGTCAAAAACCAGGGCACCATCTTTTTGGGCGGCCCCCCGCTAGTGAAAGCCGCCACGGGCGAAGTCGTCACCGCCGAAGACCTGGGTGGCGGCGACGTGCACACCCGTCTGTCTGGCGTGGCCGACCACCTGGCACAAAACGATTTGCACGCCCTGGCCATGGCGCGTGAGGTGGTCTCCCACTTGAATCAAAAGAAGGCCGTAGCCCCCGCCATACATGCGCCAGTCGCTCCTAAATTTGCAGCAGAGGAACTGTATGGCGTGATCCCAACGGACACCCGCAAGCCGTTTGATGTGCGCGAAATCATTGCCCGCATCGTGGACGGCTCAGAGTTTCATGAATTCAAGCCGCGTTATGGCGCCACGCTGGTCACCGGCTTTGCGCACATTGAAGGCATGCCGGTCGGCATCATTGCCAACAACGGCATTCTGTTCAGCGAGTCGGCCCTCAAGGGCGCGCACTTCATTGAGTTGTGCTGCCAGCGCAAGATTCCGCTGGTGTTCTTGCAGAACATCACCGGCTTCATGGTCGGGCGCAAGTACGAGAACGAAGGCATCGCCCGCAATGGCGCCAAGATGGTGACCGCCGTGGCCACGGCAGCGGTGCCCAAATTCACCATCATCATTGGTGGCAGCTTTGGCGCCGGCAACTACGGCATGTGCGGCCGCGCCTTCAGCCCGCGTTTCTTGTGGATGTGGCCCAACGCCCGCATTTCCGTCATGGGTGGTGAGCAGGCCGCCAGCGTGCTGGCCACCGTCAAACGCGACGGCATTGAGGGCAAAGGCGGCGCCTGGAGCGCGGAAGAAGAAGACGCCTTCAAGGCCCCCATTCGCACCCAGTACGAAGTGCAGGGCCACCCGTATTTCGCTACCGCGCGCTTGTGGGACGACGGCATCATCGACCCGGCGGATACCCGCCGCGTGCTGGCGCTGGGCTTGAGCGCATCGCTGAACGCCCCCATACCCGACACCACCTTTGGCGTGTTCCGGATGTAA
- a CDS encoding enoyl-CoA hydratase/isomerase family protein — MNALTTTQQGAVLTLTLSRPDVCNAFNDEVIAEMTAAFQDAATRADVRAVVLAAIGPAFCAGADLNWMRCMADYTREENLADAANLAEMLRVMYECPKPTVARVQGDVFAGGMGLVAACDMAVSVDTATFCLSEVKLGLIPSTISPYVIRAMGARAAHRYFLTAERFSAAEAHRIGFVHEVVSADQLDAKVAELTQGLCNASPNAVRSCKRLLQEVAGHDIEAPLIALTVDGIADIRASSEGKEGVQSFLQKRKPNWLAGA; from the coding sequence ATGAATGCACTGACCACCACCCAACAAGGGGCCGTGCTGACCCTGACCCTCAGCCGACCCGATGTGTGCAACGCCTTCAACGACGAAGTCATTGCCGAGATGACCGCCGCCTTTCAGGACGCCGCCACCCGCGCCGATGTGCGCGCCGTGGTGCTGGCAGCTATTGGCCCCGCCTTTTGCGCTGGCGCTGACCTGAACTGGATGCGCTGCATGGCGGACTACACCCGGGAAGAAAACCTGGCGGACGCCGCCAATCTGGCCGAGATGCTGCGCGTGATGTACGAATGCCCCAAACCCACCGTAGCCCGCGTGCAGGGCGACGTGTTTGCCGGCGGCATGGGCCTGGTCGCCGCCTGCGACATGGCCGTGAGTGTGGACACGGCGACTTTTTGCCTGAGTGAGGTCAAGCTGGGTTTGATTCCCTCCACCATCAGCCCCTATGTGATCCGGGCCATGGGTGCGCGCGCGGCGCACCGCTACTTCTTGACCGCCGAGCGCTTCAGCGCGGCCGAGGCACATCGCATCGGCTTTGTGCACGAGGTGGTGAGCGCGGACCAGCTGGACGCCAAAGTGGCGGAGTTGACGCAGGGCTTGTGCAACGCCAGCCCCAACGCCGTGCGCAGTTGCAAGCGGCTGCTGCAAGAGGTGGCTGGGCATGACATTGAGGCGCCGCTGATTGCGCTTACGGTAGACGGCATTGCCGACATTCGTGCCAGCAGCGAAGGCAAAGAGGGTGTGCAGTCTTTTCTGCAAAAGCGCAAACCCAACTGGCTAGCAGGCGCCTGA
- a CDS encoding DinB family protein, with protein MQAHAYFLTLARYNVWATGQLLEAVNALPDADYRRDCGLFLKSIHGTLNHLWVGEHGVWRKRFADWLSPQVALNAEVHADRAVLAQQLLLGAQAWQPLIEGWDDARFEGTLHYRNRNLSGVAMSLPFATTLDHVFNHGTHHRGQITAALTAMGQPCPELDLIYLLQSEQVK; from the coding sequence ATGCAAGCCCATGCCTACTTTTTAACCCTGGCCCGCTACAACGTGTGGGCGACGGGCCAGTTGCTGGAGGCGGTGAACGCTCTGCCAGATGCCGACTATCGGCGCGACTGCGGCCTGTTCCTCAAGTCCATTCATGGCACGCTGAATCACCTGTGGGTGGGTGAGCACGGCGTCTGGCGCAAGCGTTTCGCTGATTGGTTGTCGCCCCAAGTGGCGCTGAATGCCGAGGTGCACGCCGACCGCGCCGTGCTGGCCCAGCAACTGCTGCTGGGCGCGCAAGCGTGGCAGCCGCTGATTGAAGGCTGGGACGACGCGCGTTTTGAGGGCACGCTGCACTACCGCAACCGCAACCTCAGCGGCGTGGCCATGTCCCTGCCGTTTGCCACCACGCTGGATCATGTGTTCAATCACGGCACCCACCATCGCGGCCAAATCACGGCGGCGCTCACGGCCATGGGCCAGCCCTGCCCGGAGCTCGATCTTATTTACCTGCTGCAAAGCGAACAAGTCAAATAA
- a CDS encoding acetyl/propionyl/methylcrotonyl-CoA carboxylase subunit alpha, which translates to MFNKILIANRGEIACRVAATARRMAIKTVAVYSDADANAKHVSVCDESVYIGGSAPKDSYLRWERILEAAKASGAQAVHPGYGFLSENEEFAQACADAGLVFIGPLPSSIRAMGLKAESKQLMEKAGVPLVPGYHGSNQDDALLQREADGIGYPVLIKASAGGGGKGMRAVDKSEDFAAALASCKREAINSFGDDAVLIEKYVQRPRHIEIQVFGDTQGNYVYLFERDCSVQRRHQKVLEEAPAPGMTPEFRQQMGEAAVAAARAVNYVGAGTVEFIVEQKSDGSMIFFFMEMNTRLQVEHPVTEAITGQDLVEWQLRVASGEPLPLQQDQLRIHGHAIEARICAESPDNNFLPATGTLHVYGLPDCVSFVRCDNGVRVDSGVRQGDPISPFYDSMVAKLIVHGDTREQALSRLDTALAQTHIVGLNTNVQFLRHVTQSRSFAEANLDTALIPREEAVLFKQERVGLNLAVAGAIAHTLLEEQAVEASLAQRHVWLDPWARRDGWRSHGPSTRRFDFEFQGEVHTVQMTTLHDGALQLDVAGESGVFSFAPVTQGIDVRLGERRQIVSVYRKEAVAHVFTAQGATQIIAIDALAHAGDTQAEGGRLTAPMPGKVVSFAVKAGDTVTKGQTLAVMDAMKMEHTIAAPMDGVVAELLYAPGDQVTEGSELLKLVAA; encoded by the coding sequence ATGTTCAACAAAATTCTGATTGCAAACCGGGGCGAGATCGCTTGCCGCGTGGCAGCCACCGCCCGCCGCATGGCCATCAAAACCGTGGCCGTCTATTCCGATGCCGACGCCAACGCCAAACACGTGAGCGTGTGCGACGAGTCGGTCTACATCGGGGGCAGCGCCCCCAAAGACAGCTACCTGCGCTGGGAGCGCATTCTGGAAGCAGCCAAGGCCAGCGGCGCGCAAGCGGTGCACCCCGGTTATGGTTTTTTGAGCGAAAACGAAGAGTTTGCCCAGGCCTGTGCTGACGCGGGGCTGGTGTTTATTGGCCCGCTGCCCTCCAGCATCCGGGCCATGGGCTTGAAAGCCGAGTCCAAGCAGCTGATGGAAAAAGCCGGCGTGCCGCTGGTGCCGGGTTACCACGGCAGCAACCAGGACGACGCCCTGCTGCAGCGCGAGGCGGATGGCATTGGCTACCCCGTGCTCATCAAAGCCAGCGCGGGCGGCGGCGGCAAAGGCATGCGCGCAGTGGACAAGTCGGAAGACTTTGCCGCCGCCCTGGCCAGTTGCAAGCGCGAAGCCATCAACAGCTTTGGCGACGATGCGGTGCTGATTGAAAAGTATGTGCAGCGCCCGCGCCACATCGAGATTCAGGTGTTTGGCGACACCCAGGGCAACTATGTGTACCTGTTTGAGCGCGATTGCTCGGTGCAGCGCCGCCACCAAAAGGTGCTGGAAGAAGCGCCCGCGCCGGGCATGACGCCCGAGTTCCGCCAGCAAATGGGCGAGGCGGCGGTGGCTGCGGCCCGCGCTGTGAACTATGTGGGTGCCGGCACGGTCGAGTTCATCGTCGAGCAAAAGTCCGATGGCTCGATGATCTTCTTCTTCATGGAAATGAACACCCGCCTGCAGGTGGAGCACCCAGTCACCGAGGCCATCACCGGGCAAGATTTGGTGGAGTGGCAATTGCGCGTGGCCAGCGGCGAGCCGTTGCCGCTGCAGCAAGACCAGCTCCGGATTCACGGCCACGCCATTGAGGCGCGTATTTGCGCCGAAAGCCCGGACAACAACTTCCTTCCCGCGACCGGCACTCTGCATGTGTACGGCTTGCCGGACTGCGTGAGCTTCGTGCGTTGCGACAACGGCGTGCGCGTGGACTCCGGCGTGCGCCAGGGCGACCCGATTTCGCCGTTTTATGACTCCATGGTGGCCAAGCTGATCGTGCACGGCGACACGCGCGAGCAGGCCTTGTCCCGGCTGGATACCGCGCTGGCCCAGACCCACATCGTCGGGCTGAACACCAACGTGCAGTTTTTGCGCCACGTGACTCAAAGCCGCTCGTTTGCAGAGGCCAACCTGGACACCGCGCTGATCCCGCGTGAAGAGGCGGTGCTGTTTAAGCAGGAAAGAGTGGGCTTGAACCTGGCCGTGGCCGGCGCCATTGCCCACACCTTGTTGGAAGAGCAAGCGGTGGAGGCGTCCTTGGCGCAACGCCACGTCTGGCTGGACCCTTGGGCCCGGCGCGATGGCTGGCGCTCGCACGGCCCCAGCACACGCCGCTTTGACTTTGAGTTTCAAGGCGAAGTGCACACGGTGCAGATGACCACGCTGCACGACGGCGCACTGCAACTGGACGTGGCAGGTGAGTCCGGTGTGTTCTCGTTCGCGCCGGTGACACAGGGCATTGACGTGCGCTTGGGTGAGCGGCGCCAGATTGTCAGCGTGTATAGAAAAGAGGCTGTAGCGCACGTATTCACTGCACAAGGCGCTACGCAAATCATAGCGATTGACGCATTGGCTCATGCGGGTGACACGCAGGCCGAAGGCGGTCGCCTGACCGCGCCCATGCCGGGTAAGGTGGTGTCCTTCGCGGTGAAAGCCGGCGACACCGTCACCAAGGGACAGACCTTGGCCGTGATGGACGCCATGAAGATGGAGCACACCATTGCCGCCCCCATGGACGGGGTTGTGGCCGAGTTGCTCTACGCGCCCGGCGACCAGGTCACTGAGGGATCGGAGCTGCTCAAGCTGGTGGCCGCCTAA
- a CDS encoding FadR/GntR family transcriptional regulator codes for MPFQPIEPRRLYRQIAEQVRQLIQSGEFAVGSRLPAERDLAVKMGVSRPSVREALIALEVEGLVEVRMGSGVVVIGRERLRILDNAPGPLEIIRARQFIECELAALAARSTDATLVPELEETLRDMESDIASNTLPIRGDRAFHIRIAQASDNSALQAVITQLFDERNNVMFERLGSHFEREASWKAAVDEHRALVQAIAFHDPDMARKAMISHLDCSHDRFSAGWPTTDDRDTSKGVL; via the coding sequence ATGCCATTTCAACCCATCGAGCCACGCCGGCTGTACCGACAGATTGCTGAACAGGTGCGCCAACTCATTCAAAGTGGCGAATTTGCAGTGGGCTCGCGTCTGCCGGCTGAACGGGACTTGGCCGTCAAGATGGGTGTGTCACGTCCCTCAGTGCGTGAGGCCTTGATTGCGCTGGAAGTTGAGGGGCTGGTTGAGGTGCGCATGGGCTCCGGGGTGGTGGTGATCGGGCGCGAACGCTTGCGCATCCTTGACAACGCGCCCGGTCCCTTGGAAATCATCCGTGCTCGCCAGTTCATTGAATGCGAGCTGGCCGCCTTGGCAGCACGCAGCACCGATGCCACCCTGGTGCCTGAATTGGAAGAGACCCTGCGCGACATGGAAAGCGACATCGCGTCGAACACGCTGCCTATTCGAGGCGACCGCGCTTTTCATATTCGCATTGCGCAGGCCAGCGACAACAGCGCCTTGCAAGCCGTGATCACGCAACTGTTTGACGAACGCAACAACGTCATGTTCGAGCGTTTGGGCAGTCACTTTGAGCGAGAAGCCAGTTGGAAAGCCGCTGTGGATGAACACCGTGCGTTGGTGCAAGCCATTGCGTTTCATGACCCCGACATGGCCAGAAAGGCCATGATCAGTCACCTGGATTGTTCTCATGACCGTTTTTCGGCTGGCTGGCCGACCACCGACGATCGTGACACCAGCAAGGGTGTGCTGTGA